From one Coregonus clupeaformis isolate EN_2021a unplaced genomic scaffold, ASM2061545v1 scaf0331, whole genome shotgun sequence genomic stretch:
- the LOC123484491 gene encoding regulating synaptic membrane exocytosis protein 1-like isoform X10, giving the protein MSISSSEEEGGSTPEYTSCEDVDMESVSMIGDWDCHPLDPAVWHHPVTWQPSKEGDHLIGRITLSKRSAMPREAGSLLGLKVVGGKMTETGRLGAFITKVKKGSLADIVGHLRAGDEVLQWNGKSLPGATKKEVYNIILESKAEPQVEIVVSRPIGSIHRIISNNFLRKVYRAYQDIPRIPETSHPPLESTGSSSFESQKMERPSISVMSPTSPATLRALPIILPGQLSVKLWYDKVGHQLIVNVLQAIDLPPRLDGRPRNPYVKMYFLPDRSDKSKRRTKTVKKSAEPKWNQTFLYSHVHRRDFRERMLEITVWDQPRIQEEESDFLGEILIELETALLDDVPHWYKLQTHDVSSLPLPQPSPYLPRRHASHDSPSKKLQRSHRIIDTEFDDTGITVVSEGAERNSRERERNSTLTVPEQQRLAQHRSRSVSPHREDITRARSRPAHVPMQRSLDEIHQNRHHSCSPSRYHDSHGEHRSGDSDYEYSEDSDLQPSLDRVRSASTTCLRPDTNFPSPDRDRCSNSLPRRQPTSPRILVEQASPEEERQSGSLGRPNSQRGNSKKGLEADSRIQPTSILRGSRGRGGPLRPFNQTPLGGSAPNSPRQDRTHTHSPSPPTGRRGRQLPQVPARSSSVEQALAVEERARQMNMKVHSYRPSASHDPETDLKTKREMYADQRRSCDNVSARSSDSDMSDASALSRASSASRLSSTSYMSIQSERPRGRLRSKSLEDEKKERRISWGMNGEQERMRAAGKRRFSQELKRRRHTVSGDPKDASRQVRAAPGRTMLKSTSVSSEIYASERTDGSQSDTALGTVGMGGKKRRSSLSARVVSIVSNRRSRSTSQIIGPEGKGKKEKGASIQRSTETGMAVEMTRNMSRQSSKESTNGTMNSCNSEGNLLFGGVRLGQPGNQFSDFLDGLGPAQLVGRQTLATPAIGDIQIGMMDKKGQLEVEVIRARGLVQKPGSKSLPAPYVKVYLLNNGAYVAKKKTKIARKTLDPLYQQALQFEESPQGKVLQVIVWGDYGRMDHKSFMGVAQILLEELDLSSTVIGWYKLFPPSSLVDPTLASLTRRASQSSLDSSSGPPGTRS; this is encoded by the exons ATGTCTATCAGCAGCTCAGAGGAGGAGGGCGGCTCCACGCCCGAGTACACCAGCTGTGAAGACGTGGACATGGAGAGCGTCAGTATGATTG gtgattGGGACTGCCATCCTCTGGATCCTGCTGTGTGGCAT CATCCAGTGACATGGCAGCCGTCCAAGGAGGGCGACCACTTAATCGGACGCATCACTCTGAGTAAAAGGTCGGCCATGCCCCGCGAGGCAGGCTCCTTACTAGGGCTAAAG GTTGTGGGTGGGAAgatgacagagacagggagacttGGGGCCTTCATCACCAAAGTCAAGAAAGGAAGTCTGGCGGACATTGTTGGCCACCTACGAGCTG GTGATGAGGTACTGCAGTGGAACGGGAAGTCATTGCCGGGAGCAACCAAGAAGGAAGTGTACAACATCATTCTGGAATCCAAGGCGGAGCCTCAAGTGGAAATAGTCGTCTCAAGGCCTATTGG ATCTATCCATCGCATCATTTCCAATAACTTCTTGAGAAAGGTGTATAGAGCATATCA AGACATACCAAGAATTCCAGAAACATCACATCCTCCTTTAGAATCGA CGGGCTCCAGTTCCTTTGAGTCTCAGAAGATGGAGCGTCCCTCCATATCGGTCATGTCCCCCACCAGCCCTGCTACCCTCAGAGCCCTCCCCATCATCCTGCCTGGACAGCTGTCT GTAAAGCTGTGGTATGACAAAGTGGGCCATCAACTGATCGTCAACGTCCTTCAAGCCATAGACCTGCCCCCCCGACTGGACGGGCGACCAAGGAACCCTTACGTCAAGATGTACTTCCTCCCTGATCGAAG TGATAAGAGCAAGCGCAGGACCAAGACAGTAAAGAAGAGCGCTGAGCCCAAGTGGAACCAGACGTTCCTGTACTCCCACGTCCACCGCAGGGACTTCAGAGAACGCATGCTGGAGATCACTGTCTGGGACCAACCTAGAatacaggaggaggagagtgacttCCTGGGAGAg ATCCTGATAGAGCTGGAGACTGCCCTGCTGGATGACGTTCCTCACTGGTATAAACTCCAGACCCACGACGTGTCTTCTCTACCTCTGCCTCAGCCATCTCCTTATCTCCCACGCAGACACGCCTCTCACGACAGCCCCAGCAAGAAACTACAGA GGTCCCATCGCATCATTGATACAGAGTTTGATGATACAGGTATAACGGTAGTGTCTGAAG GTGCAGAGCGTAActcaagggagagggagaggaacagcACCCTGACTGTCCCAGAGCAGCAGAGACTGGCCCAGCACCGCTCCAGATCTGTGTCCCCTCACCGCGAGGACATAACGAGGGCCCGCTCCCGCCCCGCACACGTCCCCATGCAGAG GAGTCTGGATGAGATCCACCAGAACCGGCACCACTCCTGCTCCCCCTCCCGTTACCATGACTCCCACGGGGAGCACCGCTCTGGGGACTCGGACTACGAGTACTCCGAGGACAG TGATCTGCAGCCCAGTCTGGACCGGGTGAGGAGTGCCAGCACCACCTGCCTCAGACCTGACACCAACTTCCCCTCTCCTGATAGAGACAG ATGCTCCAACTCTCTGCCCCGCAGACAGCCCACAAGCCCCAGGATTTTAGTAGAGCAGGCCTCCCCAGAGGAAGAAAG GCAGTCAGGGAGCCTGGGCAGGCCTAACAGTCAGAGAGGTAACAGCAAGAAAGGCCTGGAGGCTGACAG TCGTATCCAGCCCACCTCTATACTGAGGGGcagtagggggagaggggggccGCTGCGCCCCTTTAACCAAACACCCCTGGGGGGATCTGCCCCTAACTCACCACGACAGGACAG aacacaCACCCACAGCCCCTCCCCTCCTACGGGTCGCAGGGGCAGACAGCTGCCACAGGTTCCTGCCAGAAGCAGCAGCGTAGAGCAAG CTCTAGCAGTAGAGGAGCGAGCCAGACAGATGAACATGAAAGTACATTCCTACCGGCCTTCAGCCTCCCACGACCCCGAGACAGACCTCAAGACCAAACGAGAG ATGTATGCGGACCAGCGGCGGAGCTGTGACAACGTGTCGGCCCGCTCGTCAGACAGCGACATGAGTGACGCGTCGGCCCTATCCCGCGCCAGCAGCGCCTCACGCCTCAGCAGCACCTCCTACATGTCCATCCAATCAGAACGCCCGCGCGGGCGGCTCAG GTCCAAGTCTTTAGAGGacgagaagaaggagaggaggatctCGTGGGGGATGAATGGAGAGCAAGAAAGGATGAGGGCAGCAGGGAAGAGACGGTTCTCTCAAGagctgaagaggaggagacacacTGTGTCTGGGGACCCCAAAGACGCCAG tCGGCAGGTTCGTGCAGCGCCGGGCCGGACCATGCTGAAGAGCACAAGCGTGAGCAGTGAGATCTACGCGTCAGAGCGTACCGACGGCAGCCAATCGGACACGGCGCTGGGCACGGTGGGCATGGGTGGCAAGAAGAGACGCTCCAGCCTTAGTGCCAGGGTGGTCTCCATCGTCTCCAACAGACGTAGTCGAAGCACCTCGCAGATCATCGGCCCGG AGGGGAAGGGGAAGAAGGAGAAGGGTGCATCCATCCAGAGGAGCACAGAGACAGGCATGGCCGTAGAGATGACCAGGAACATGAGTCGACAGTCCAGTAAAGAGTCCACCAACGGCACCATGAACAGCTGCAACTCTGAGGGAAA TCTGCTTTTCGGTGGGGTGCGTCTGGGACagccaggcaaccagttcagcgACTTCCTGGATGGCCTGGGTCCTGCCCAGCTGGTGGGCAGACAAACGCTGGCCACACCTGCCATAG GTGATATTCAGATCGGAATGATGGACAAGAAGGGTCAGCTGGAGGTGGAGGTGATCAGAGCTCGGGGCCTAGTACAAAAGCCTGGATCCAAATCCCTCCCTG CTCCATATGTCAAGGTATATCTGTTGAATAATGGAGCGTATGTAGCCAAAAAGAAAACCAAGATTGCACGGAAAACGCTCGACCCGCTGTACCAGCAAGCGCTGCAATTCGAGGAGAGCCCACAGGGTAAAGTCTTACAG GTGATCGTCTGGGGAGACTACGGACGAATGGACCACAAAAGCTTCATGGGAGTTGCACAAATCCTATTGGAGGAACTAGACTTATCAAGTACAGTGATTGGCTGGTACAAGTTGTTCCCACCCTCCTCCTTGGTGGACCCCACACTAGCCTCCCTGACTCGACGTGCTTCCCAGTCATCATTGGACAGCTCCTCGGGCCCACCGGGCACCCGATCCTAG
- the LOC123484491 gene encoding regulating synaptic membrane exocytosis protein 1-like isoform X7: MSISSSEEEGGSTPEYTSCEDVDMESVSMIGDWDCHPLDPAVWHHPVTWQPSKEGDHLIGRITLSKRSAMPREAGSLLGLKVVGGKMTETGRLGAFITKVKKGSLADIVGHLRAGDEVLQWNGKSLPGATKKEVYNIILESKAEPQVEIVVSRPIGSIHRIISNNFLRKVYRAYQDIPRIPETSHPPLESTGSSSFESQKMERPSISVMSPTSPATLRALPIILPGQLSVKLWYDKVGHQLIVNVLQAIDLPPRLDGRPRNPYVKMYFLPDRSDKSKRRTKTVKKSAEPKWNQTFLYSHVHRRDFRERMLEITVWDQPRIQEEESDFLGEILIELETALLDDVPHWYKLQTHDVSSLPLPQPSPYLPRRHASHDSPSKKLQRSHRIIDTEFDDTGITVVSEGAERNSRERERNSTLTVPEQQRLAQHRSRSVSPHREDITRARSRPAHVPMQRSLDEIHQNRHHSCSPSRYHDSHGEHRSGDSDYEYSEDSEVLEMHRSIRGGSAECLHTNRGVARSSNTLPPKMPLLVNGIHKDIYSNTLPACLKSKPPRGHQEGGGPASRSVLTHRVLRFTDEVTVSDLQPSLDRVRSASTTCLRPDTNFPSPDRDRQSGSLGRPNSQRGNSKKGLEADRTHTHSPSPPTGRRGRQLPQVPARSSSVEQALAVEERARQMNMKVHSYRPSASHDPETDLKTKREMYADQRRSCDNVSARSSDSDMSDASALSRASSASRLSSTSYMSIQSERPRGRLRSKSLEDEKKERRISWGMNGEQERMRAAGKRRFSQELKRRRHTVSGDPKDASRQVRAAPGRTMLKSTSVSSEIYASERTDGSQSDTALGTVGMGGKKRRSSLSARVVSIVSNRRSRSTSQIIGPEGKGKKEKGASIQRSTETGMAVEMTRNMSRQSSKESTNGTMNSCNSEGNLLFGGVRLGQPGNQFSDFLDGLGPAQLVGRQTLATPAIGDIQIGMMDKKGQLEVEVIRARGLVQKPGSKSLPAPYVKVYLLNNGAYVAKKKTKIARKTLDPLYQQALQFEESPQGKVLQVIVWGDYGRMDHKSFMGVAQILLEELDLSSTVIGWYKLFPPSSLVDPTLASLTRRASQSSLDSSSGPPGTRS, encoded by the exons ATGTCTATCAGCAGCTCAGAGGAGGAGGGCGGCTCCACGCCCGAGTACACCAGCTGTGAAGACGTGGACATGGAGAGCGTCAGTATGATTG gtgattGGGACTGCCATCCTCTGGATCCTGCTGTGTGGCAT CATCCAGTGACATGGCAGCCGTCCAAGGAGGGCGACCACTTAATCGGACGCATCACTCTGAGTAAAAGGTCGGCCATGCCCCGCGAGGCAGGCTCCTTACTAGGGCTAAAG GTTGTGGGTGGGAAgatgacagagacagggagacttGGGGCCTTCATCACCAAAGTCAAGAAAGGAAGTCTGGCGGACATTGTTGGCCACCTACGAGCTG GTGATGAGGTACTGCAGTGGAACGGGAAGTCATTGCCGGGAGCAACCAAGAAGGAAGTGTACAACATCATTCTGGAATCCAAGGCGGAGCCTCAAGTGGAAATAGTCGTCTCAAGGCCTATTGG ATCTATCCATCGCATCATTTCCAATAACTTCTTGAGAAAGGTGTATAGAGCATATCA AGACATACCAAGAATTCCAGAAACATCACATCCTCCTTTAGAATCGA CGGGCTCCAGTTCCTTTGAGTCTCAGAAGATGGAGCGTCCCTCCATATCGGTCATGTCCCCCACCAGCCCTGCTACCCTCAGAGCCCTCCCCATCATCCTGCCTGGACAGCTGTCT GTAAAGCTGTGGTATGACAAAGTGGGCCATCAACTGATCGTCAACGTCCTTCAAGCCATAGACCTGCCCCCCCGACTGGACGGGCGACCAAGGAACCCTTACGTCAAGATGTACTTCCTCCCTGATCGAAG TGATAAGAGCAAGCGCAGGACCAAGACAGTAAAGAAGAGCGCTGAGCCCAAGTGGAACCAGACGTTCCTGTACTCCCACGTCCACCGCAGGGACTTCAGAGAACGCATGCTGGAGATCACTGTCTGGGACCAACCTAGAatacaggaggaggagagtgacttCCTGGGAGAg ATCCTGATAGAGCTGGAGACTGCCCTGCTGGATGACGTTCCTCACTGGTATAAACTCCAGACCCACGACGTGTCTTCTCTACCTCTGCCTCAGCCATCTCCTTATCTCCCACGCAGACACGCCTCTCACGACAGCCCCAGCAAGAAACTACAGA GGTCCCATCGCATCATTGATACAGAGTTTGATGATACAGGTATAACGGTAGTGTCTGAAG GTGCAGAGCGTAActcaagggagagggagaggaacagcACCCTGACTGTCCCAGAGCAGCAGAGACTGGCCCAGCACCGCTCCAGATCTGTGTCCCCTCACCGCGAGGACATAACGAGGGCCCGCTCCCGCCCCGCACACGTCCCCATGCAGAG GAGTCTGGATGAGATCCACCAGAACCGGCACCACTCCTGCTCCCCCTCCCGTTACCATGACTCCCACGGGGAGCACCGCTCTGGGGACTCGGACTACGAGTACTCCGAGGACAG TGAGGTCCTCGAGATGCACAGGTCTATCCGAGGCGGGAGTGCCGAGTGCCTGCACACAaacag GGGTGTAGCTAGGTCCAGCAATACACTACCACCCAAAATGCCCCTATTAGTCAATGGTATACACAAGGACATATACAG CAACACCCTCCCTGCATGCCTAAAGAGCAAGCCCCCCCGGGGGCATCAGGAAGGGGGCGGTCCCGCCTCCCGTAGCGTGCTCACACACCGTGTGCTCAGGTTCACTGATGAGGTCACCGTTAG TGATCTGCAGCCCAGTCTGGACCGGGTGAGGAGTGCCAGCACCACCTGCCTCAGACCTGACACCAACTTCCCCTCTCCTGATAGAGACAG GCAGTCAGGGAGCCTGGGCAGGCCTAACAGTCAGAGAGGTAACAGCAAGAAAGGCCTGGAGGCTGACAG aacacaCACCCACAGCCCCTCCCCTCCTACGGGTCGCAGGGGCAGACAGCTGCCACAGGTTCCTGCCAGAAGCAGCAGCGTAGAGCAAG CTCTAGCAGTAGAGGAGCGAGCCAGACAGATGAACATGAAAGTACATTCCTACCGGCCTTCAGCCTCCCACGACCCCGAGACAGACCTCAAGACCAAACGAGAG ATGTATGCGGACCAGCGGCGGAGCTGTGACAACGTGTCGGCCCGCTCGTCAGACAGCGACATGAGTGACGCGTCGGCCCTATCCCGCGCCAGCAGCGCCTCACGCCTCAGCAGCACCTCCTACATGTCCATCCAATCAGAACGCCCGCGCGGGCGGCTCAG GTCCAAGTCTTTAGAGGacgagaagaaggagaggaggatctCGTGGGGGATGAATGGAGAGCAAGAAAGGATGAGGGCAGCAGGGAAGAGACGGTTCTCTCAAGagctgaagaggaggagacacacTGTGTCTGGGGACCCCAAAGACGCCAG tCGGCAGGTTCGTGCAGCGCCGGGCCGGACCATGCTGAAGAGCACAAGCGTGAGCAGTGAGATCTACGCGTCAGAGCGTACCGACGGCAGCCAATCGGACACGGCGCTGGGCACGGTGGGCATGGGTGGCAAGAAGAGACGCTCCAGCCTTAGTGCCAGGGTGGTCTCCATCGTCTCCAACAGACGTAGTCGAAGCACCTCGCAGATCATCGGCCCGG AGGGGAAGGGGAAGAAGGAGAAGGGTGCATCCATCCAGAGGAGCACAGAGACAGGCATGGCCGTAGAGATGACCAGGAACATGAGTCGACAGTCCAGTAAAGAGTCCACCAACGGCACCATGAACAGCTGCAACTCTGAGGGAAA TCTGCTTTTCGGTGGGGTGCGTCTGGGACagccaggcaaccagttcagcgACTTCCTGGATGGCCTGGGTCCTGCCCAGCTGGTGGGCAGACAAACGCTGGCCACACCTGCCATAG GTGATATTCAGATCGGAATGATGGACAAGAAGGGTCAGCTGGAGGTGGAGGTGATCAGAGCTCGGGGCCTAGTACAAAAGCCTGGATCCAAATCCCTCCCTG CTCCATATGTCAAGGTATATCTGTTGAATAATGGAGCGTATGTAGCCAAAAAGAAAACCAAGATTGCACGGAAAACGCTCGACCCGCTGTACCAGCAAGCGCTGCAATTCGAGGAGAGCCCACAGGGTAAAGTCTTACAG GTGATCGTCTGGGGAGACTACGGACGAATGGACCACAAAAGCTTCATGGGAGTTGCACAAATCCTATTGGAGGAACTAGACTTATCAAGTACAGTGATTGGCTGGTACAAGTTGTTCCCACCCTCCTCCTTGGTGGACCCCACACTAGCCTCCCTGACTCGACGTGCTTCCCAGTCATCATTGGACAGCTCCTCGGGCCCACCGGGCACCCGATCCTAG
- the LOC123484491 gene encoding regulating synaptic membrane exocytosis protein 1-like isoform X8, giving the protein MSISSSEEEGGSTPEYTSCEDVDMESVSMIGDWDCHPLDPAVWHHPVTWQPSKEGDHLIGRITLSKRSAMPREAGSLLGLKVVGGKMTETGRLGAFITKVKKGSLADIVGHLRAGDEVLQWNGKSLPGATKKEVYNIILESKAEPQVEIVVSRPIGSIHRIISNNFLRKVYRAYQDIPRIPETSHPPLESTGSSSFESQKMERPSISVMSPTSPATLRALPIILPGQLSVKLWYDKVGHQLIVNVLQAIDLPPRLDGRPRNPYVKMYFLPDRSDKSKRRTKTVKKSAEPKWNQTFLYSHVHRRDFRERMLEITVWDQPRIQEEESDFLGEILIELETALLDDVPHWYKLQTHDVSSLPLPQPSPYLPRRHASHDSPSKKLQRSHRIIDTEFDDTGITVVSEGAERNSRERERNSTLTVPEQQRLAQHRSRSVSPHREDITRARSRPAHVPMQRSLDEIHQNRHHSCSPSRYHDSHGEHRSGDSDYEYSEDSEVLEMHRSIRGGSAECLHTNSDLQPSLDRVRSASTTCLRPDTNFPSPDRDRCSNSLPRRQPTSPRILVEQASPEEERQSGSLGRPNSQRGNSKKGLEADSRIQPTSILRGSRGRGGPLRPFNQTPLGGSAPNSPRQDRTHTHSPSPPTGRRGRQLPQVPARSSSVEQALAVEERARQMNMKVHSYRPSASHDPETDLKTKREMYADQRRSCDNVSARSSDSDMSDASALSRASSASRLSSTSYMSIQSERPRGRLRSKSLEDEKKERRISWGMNGEQERMRAAGKRRFSQELKRRRHTVSGDPKDASRQVRAAPGRTMLKSTSVSSEIYASERTDGSQSDTALGTVGMGGKKRRSSLSARVVSIVSNRRSRSTSQIIGPEGKGKKEKGASIQRSTETGMAVEMTRNMSRQSSKESTNGTMNSCNSEGNLLFGGVRLGQPGNQFSDFLDGLGPAQLVGRQTLATPAIGDIQIGMMDKKGQLEVEVIRARGLVQKPGSKSLPAPYVKVYLLNNGAYVAKKKTKIARKTLDPLYQQALQFEESPQGKVLQVIVWGDYGRMDHKSFMGVAQILLEELDLSSTVIGWYKLFPPSSLVDPTLASLTRRASQSSLDSSSGPPGTRS; this is encoded by the exons ATGTCTATCAGCAGCTCAGAGGAGGAGGGCGGCTCCACGCCCGAGTACACCAGCTGTGAAGACGTGGACATGGAGAGCGTCAGTATGATTG gtgattGGGACTGCCATCCTCTGGATCCTGCTGTGTGGCAT CATCCAGTGACATGGCAGCCGTCCAAGGAGGGCGACCACTTAATCGGACGCATCACTCTGAGTAAAAGGTCGGCCATGCCCCGCGAGGCAGGCTCCTTACTAGGGCTAAAG GTTGTGGGTGGGAAgatgacagagacagggagacttGGGGCCTTCATCACCAAAGTCAAGAAAGGAAGTCTGGCGGACATTGTTGGCCACCTACGAGCTG GTGATGAGGTACTGCAGTGGAACGGGAAGTCATTGCCGGGAGCAACCAAGAAGGAAGTGTACAACATCATTCTGGAATCCAAGGCGGAGCCTCAAGTGGAAATAGTCGTCTCAAGGCCTATTGG ATCTATCCATCGCATCATTTCCAATAACTTCTTGAGAAAGGTGTATAGAGCATATCA AGACATACCAAGAATTCCAGAAACATCACATCCTCCTTTAGAATCGA CGGGCTCCAGTTCCTTTGAGTCTCAGAAGATGGAGCGTCCCTCCATATCGGTCATGTCCCCCACCAGCCCTGCTACCCTCAGAGCCCTCCCCATCATCCTGCCTGGACAGCTGTCT GTAAAGCTGTGGTATGACAAAGTGGGCCATCAACTGATCGTCAACGTCCTTCAAGCCATAGACCTGCCCCCCCGACTGGACGGGCGACCAAGGAACCCTTACGTCAAGATGTACTTCCTCCCTGATCGAAG TGATAAGAGCAAGCGCAGGACCAAGACAGTAAAGAAGAGCGCTGAGCCCAAGTGGAACCAGACGTTCCTGTACTCCCACGTCCACCGCAGGGACTTCAGAGAACGCATGCTGGAGATCACTGTCTGGGACCAACCTAGAatacaggaggaggagagtgacttCCTGGGAGAg ATCCTGATAGAGCTGGAGACTGCCCTGCTGGATGACGTTCCTCACTGGTATAAACTCCAGACCCACGACGTGTCTTCTCTACCTCTGCCTCAGCCATCTCCTTATCTCCCACGCAGACACGCCTCTCACGACAGCCCCAGCAAGAAACTACAGA GGTCCCATCGCATCATTGATACAGAGTTTGATGATACAGGTATAACGGTAGTGTCTGAAG GTGCAGAGCGTAActcaagggagagggagaggaacagcACCCTGACTGTCCCAGAGCAGCAGAGACTGGCCCAGCACCGCTCCAGATCTGTGTCCCCTCACCGCGAGGACATAACGAGGGCCCGCTCCCGCCCCGCACACGTCCCCATGCAGAG GAGTCTGGATGAGATCCACCAGAACCGGCACCACTCCTGCTCCCCCTCCCGTTACCATGACTCCCACGGGGAGCACCGCTCTGGGGACTCGGACTACGAGTACTCCGAGGACAG TGAGGTCCTCGAGATGCACAGGTCTATCCGAGGCGGGAGTGCCGAGTGCCTGCACACAaacag TGATCTGCAGCCCAGTCTGGACCGGGTGAGGAGTGCCAGCACCACCTGCCTCAGACCTGACACCAACTTCCCCTCTCCTGATAGAGACAG ATGCTCCAACTCTCTGCCCCGCAGACAGCCCACAAGCCCCAGGATTTTAGTAGAGCAGGCCTCCCCAGAGGAAGAAAG GCAGTCAGGGAGCCTGGGCAGGCCTAACAGTCAGAGAGGTAACAGCAAGAAAGGCCTGGAGGCTGACAG TCGTATCCAGCCCACCTCTATACTGAGGGGcagtagggggagaggggggccGCTGCGCCCCTTTAACCAAACACCCCTGGGGGGATCTGCCCCTAACTCACCACGACAGGACAG aacacaCACCCACAGCCCCTCCCCTCCTACGGGTCGCAGGGGCAGACAGCTGCCACAGGTTCCTGCCAGAAGCAGCAGCGTAGAGCAAG CTCTAGCAGTAGAGGAGCGAGCCAGACAGATGAACATGAAAGTACATTCCTACCGGCCTTCAGCCTCCCACGACCCCGAGACAGACCTCAAGACCAAACGAGAG ATGTATGCGGACCAGCGGCGGAGCTGTGACAACGTGTCGGCCCGCTCGTCAGACAGCGACATGAGTGACGCGTCGGCCCTATCCCGCGCCAGCAGCGCCTCACGCCTCAGCAGCACCTCCTACATGTCCATCCAATCAGAACGCCCGCGCGGGCGGCTCAG GTCCAAGTCTTTAGAGGacgagaagaaggagaggaggatctCGTGGGGGATGAATGGAGAGCAAGAAAGGATGAGGGCAGCAGGGAAGAGACGGTTCTCTCAAGagctgaagaggaggagacacacTGTGTCTGGGGACCCCAAAGACGCCAG tCGGCAGGTTCGTGCAGCGCCGGGCCGGACCATGCTGAAGAGCACAAGCGTGAGCAGTGAGATCTACGCGTCAGAGCGTACCGACGGCAGCCAATCGGACACGGCGCTGGGCACGGTGGGCATGGGTGGCAAGAAGAGACGCTCCAGCCTTAGTGCCAGGGTGGTCTCCATCGTCTCCAACAGACGTAGTCGAAGCACCTCGCAGATCATCGGCCCGG AGGGGAAGGGGAAGAAGGAGAAGGGTGCATCCATCCAGAGGAGCACAGAGACAGGCATGGCCGTAGAGATGACCAGGAACATGAGTCGACAGTCCAGTAAAGAGTCCACCAACGGCACCATGAACAGCTGCAACTCTGAGGGAAA TCTGCTTTTCGGTGGGGTGCGTCTGGGACagccaggcaaccagttcagcgACTTCCTGGATGGCCTGGGTCCTGCCCAGCTGGTGGGCAGACAAACGCTGGCCACACCTGCCATAG GTGATATTCAGATCGGAATGATGGACAAGAAGGGTCAGCTGGAGGTGGAGGTGATCAGAGCTCGGGGCCTAGTACAAAAGCCTGGATCCAAATCCCTCCCTG CTCCATATGTCAAGGTATATCTGTTGAATAATGGAGCGTATGTAGCCAAAAAGAAAACCAAGATTGCACGGAAAACGCTCGACCCGCTGTACCAGCAAGCGCTGCAATTCGAGGAGAGCCCACAGGGTAAAGTCTTACAG GTGATCGTCTGGGGAGACTACGGACGAATGGACCACAAAAGCTTCATGGGAGTTGCACAAATCCTATTGGAGGAACTAGACTTATCAAGTACAGTGATTGGCTGGTACAAGTTGTTCCCACCCTCCTCCTTGGTGGACCCCACACTAGCCTCCCTGACTCGACGTGCTTCCCAGTCATCATTGGACAGCTCCTCGGGCCCACCGGGCACCCGATCCTAG